The sequence CTGCGCCAACGTCGCGACGATCACGACCACGACGCCCGACGGCGCCACGATGACCATCGACTGCGTCCTCGTCTACACGGTGGACGACGCCGGCAAGATCACGTCCCTGCGCGCCCACTGGGAGCCCGACCGAGCCATGGCCACCCTCACCACGCCGTGATCCTGCCGGCACCGGTCAGCGGCGGCCTCCGGACCGTCGTTGCGCATGGAAGCGATGGTCGCGCCGGACCAGGTCACCGATCCTGTGCCGGGCTTCGTGATCGAGGGTGCCGGCCGTCCTGGAGACCTGGTCCACCAGGGACCGGATTCCAATGCTGACGACGTCGACCCCCGGCTGGCGGCACGTGCCGAGTTCCGCTCGATCGTGCATGACGACGACCGCGGTACGTACGGGGACGGGCGTGCCGCGGGAACGCAGGAACTCCTCCAGCGCTCCGGCGACCTCGCCGACCTGCCGTCCCCAGCTGCGCCCCCGGCGGTCGGCCAGCACGCCCGACTCCACCCGGTTTCCGTAGCGGTCGAACTTCTCGAACCGCCAGTCGTCGCCGGTGACGTGCACCCGTACGCCGCGGCCCTTCACCTCGACCGCCCAGACGCCGCCGGGCCCGACCAGCAGATGGTCGACCTCGCCGCGCCGGTTGGCATAACCGCGGAACAGCGTCCAGTCCCCGCGCAGGGAGCGTTCGAGTTCGGCCGCCACCCGATCCTCGGCGTCGACGCCGGCCTGCTGCTGCGCACGCCGGTGCATGACCGTCGGGTCGGCCACCGGCGCGGTCCGCTGCAGGGCCTGCAGTTCACGGGCGTCCCTGAGCCACCTGCCCAACTGCCACCATCGGCGTGCGGCCCGCTGCCGGCGGCGCAGGGCGTCCACGGCCCGGGCGTGATCGGCGATGTGGTCTCGCTGGCGGGCCAGCGCCGCGTCGGTCTCCTGAAGTTGAGCCCCCGGATGGTCTGACAGCACTTCGATCCGCATTGACCAAAGATACTGCGAACTGCGAAGTAGGCCCGACTTCCGAAGAAACTCACCGGCCGTTGCAGAACAATCTTGTCCCATTTCGGCCAGTTATGGGCGTTGGTTGTCACCTTTTCGTTCATTCTGGCGGGCGGTTCCGCGACCTTATCGTCGGGGCTCGTCCCCGGCGGGAGACCGGGGAGAAGGGGGTTGGGATGAATCCTTCGACCAAGCCGCAGACTCTGATCGGCAAGTACCTGGTACGCGAGACCGATCGGACGAAATGGGGCGACGGCGAGTACGCGCCGCAACAGAACTTCCTTGGCGATCTGTCCGGGAACACGGTCGACCACTTCGTCAACGGAGTGGCGTACTTCAAGGCGCTCGAAGGCGAGATCGAGGCCCTGTGCGCGTCCAACGCCAAGGGCCGGTACCTGTACTTGACCGCGTGGTGGCTCGGCCTGGCCAAACTGCCCGCCGACACCGAGATCCAGGCCTTCGGTGAGTTCGGCAGCACCGTCGTCCAGCAATTCCCGGTGCTGAAGGATCTGACGCGACCGGTGCGGGTCGGCGCGGAATACCCGCCGCTGACGCTCCCGAGCGGCGCGCTTCTCTCCAGGCGCCTGGAAGAACTGCACAAGTCCGGCGCCGATGTGCGGATCCTCGCCTGGGTGTCGCCGTTCGCCGCCCGGTACGCCGTCCCCGATCTCGGGGGGATCCGCATCGTCAACGCGCAGACGCTGCTCAGCGTCGCCGAGATGCGCAGCCGCTTCGGCGAGCAGGACGCCGGCAAGGTGATGGTCAACCTGACCGCGCACCCGCTGGGCGCTGTCCACTGCAAGCTGGTGGTGGCCGGCGACCACAAGTCCACGCGCGCCTTCACAGGCGGCATCGACCCGGTCATGGACCGGACGGCCCCGACCTGGCACGACCTCGCGGTGCGGGTCACCGGGCCCGCGGCCACGGCGGTCCACCGCTTCTTCCAGCAGATGTGGGCCGAGAACCTCAGGCTGCCGGCCGAGGACTTCCTGGTCGACCACCACCCGATCGCATCGCGGCTCAAGACGGCCGCGCCGGTCCCCGACCCGCCGGAACCACCGCGCGGGGACGGCACCGGAGCCCACGTCCAGGTGCTGCGGACCGTGCCGCAGATGCGGTTCTCCTCGTCCGGCCCGGAGTGGCTCTACGACAAGAGCTCGGTGGTGCGGGCACTCATCACCGCCGGCGTCGGCTTCAGAAAGGAACCGGTCAGTTTCGCGCCGGACGGTCTCTTCGAGTTCAAGGTGGCGCTGGAGAAGGCGATCGGCCAGGCCGAGAAGTACATCTTCATCGCGGACCAGGCGTTCAGCAGCGAAGAGATCATGGGCTGGATCAACGCCCGGATGCTGGCGAAACCGGATCTCAAGGTGATCCTGCTGCACGGCGGAGACCCCGCCGACCCTCCGAGCGGCGACATGCCGGAGGCGGTCAACGGGCACCTGATCCCGCACGTGCCCACGGTCCTCTTCGGCGGGCCCAGCGGCCTGCGGGGCGTGGAGATCTACGGCTGGCCCGGCACGACGGTGCACTGCAAGGTGACGATCATCGATGATGTCTTCTGCGTCGTGGGCTCGGCCAACGCGATGCGGCGCAGCCTCTACACCGACACCGAACTGTCCGTCGCGGTCCTGGACGCCACGGACACCGGCCTCGTCCGCCGCCTGCGCCGCGACCTGTGGGCCAAGTACTGCGGGATGACCCTGCCGCCGGAGATGCTGCTGGTGGGCGCCACGCAGCCGGGCTACGACGAGCTGCTCGACCTTCACGACTCGCTGTCCCTGTGGTCCCCGACATGGGGCGGCGCGCTCCCGTCCCACGTCAGGCTGCTGCCCGGGATCAAGGGCTTCCACCTGCCGATGCCGGTGACCGTGCCGTACTCGCCGCAGGAGCACGACCGCAAGGACACCGACTCGCGCATGACCTTCTGAGCCTCGCCGCGCCGGTACCGGGGGCGTCCGGCCTGCGGACGTCCCCGGCCGGGCGCGCCCTCGTCCCACCCCTCGCTTGACAGGTCGGGACGTCCACGGGTACAAAACCATCTGGTTATAGAACCGGAAGGTTGACCTAGTGGACACCAGCACTCTGGACACGACGTTCGCCGCCCTGGCCGACCCGACCAGGCGCGCGATCCTGACCCGGCTCACCCAGGGCGACGCCTCGGTGGGCGAACTGTCCGCGCCCTTCGCCATGAGCCAGCCCGCCGTGTCCAAGCACCTGCGCGTCCTGGAACGTGCCGGCCTGGTCTCGCGGGGCCGGGACGCGCAGCGGCGGCCGTGCCGGCTTGAGGCCCGTCCCCTCCGGGAGGCGCTGGACTGGCTCGCGGACTTCCGCCAGTACTGGGAGGAGAGCTACCAGCGGCTCGACGAACTGCTCGCAAGGCTCGAAGAGCAGGAGGACTCGTGACGGCGTGGCCGCCCCGCGGGGCGGGCCTCGTGGTCAGCGCGCCGCCGGGCACCGAGATCCTGCTCAGCAGGACGTTCGACGCGCCCCGCCGGCGGGTGTTCGACGCGTTCACCCGTCCGGCACTGCTCAGGCAGTGGCACGGCGCCCGCGGCTGGACACTCGTCGTCTGCGAGATCGACCTGCGCCCCGGCGGCACCTGGCGCTTCGTCTCCCACGGCCCGGGCGGCGCCGAGATGGGCTACGGCGGCGTCTTCCTCGAGGTGGACGCGCCCGCCAGGCTGGTGCAGAGCGAGATCCGCGACGGCTGGGAGGCCGGCGAGGCCCTGGTCACCACCGTCTTCGACGAGCGGGACGGCCGCACCGCCATGAACATCACCGTTCGCTACCCCACCCGCGAGATACGCGACAGCGTGCTCCGCAGCCCGATGCGGCGCGGCGCGGGCCAGTCCTACGACCGACTCGACGACCTTCTCTCGAAAGGACACCACCCATGACCGAGCCGCAAACCCCGGTAACGCCCGTGCGCCCCGGGATGCTCCTGCTCGAACTCGTCCCGGTGCCCGTCGCCGACATCGACCGGGCCAAGGAGTTCTACACCGCTCTCGGCTTCAACGCCGACGTCGACGTGCGACCCGCGGACGGCGTCCGGTACGTCCAGCTCACACCGCCGGGCTCGGCCTGCTCGATCGCGCTGACGGAGGGCCTGCCGGGAATGGACATGCCGGTCGGGACGCAGCGCGGCCTGCACCTGGTCGTCAGCGACATCGAGCAGGCCAGGTCCGACCTCGTCAAGCGCGGCGCCGACGTGGACCCGGTGGAGGACATGGGCGGCGTCTTCTACGCCCGTTTCGCCGACCCGGACGGGAACACCTGGACCCTCCAGCACATGCCCTGGCGCCCCTGACCCCGCGACGGCGGCCGACCGGGGCTCGCGGGCACCGAGGCCCGGCGCACCGCCTCCGTGAGAAGATCCAGCGCAGTCTGTGCTGGTACTGACCCTGGAGGCGAGGATGTACGCGGTGTCCCTCGGCGGCGACGGCGCGGAGTTGCGACCGCTCGAACCATGGCAGGCCGACGAGTTCCTGGCCCACATCGACCGAGGACGAGACTTCATCGGCCAGTACGTCGGGCTTCCGGACCGCGTCACGGACCTGAGATCCAGCCGCGCGCAACTGCAGGCGTACGCCGACAAGGCCGCGGCCGACCGAGGGCGCATCTACGGCATCTGGGCCGGCAGCCGGCTGGTGGGCGGGGTGCTCTTCGTCACGATGGACGTCGAGCAGGGCACCGCCGAGGCCGGCTGCTGGCTGGAACCGTCGGCCGTGGGCAAGGGCCTGGTGACCAGAGCGGTGCGCACCATCATCGACTGGGCCATCGAAGAGCGCGGCATCCACCGCGTGGAATGGCGGGTCTCGACCGCCAACCAGCCCAGCATCTCCGTCGCCGAGCGGCTGGGGATGACGAAAGACGGCACCCTGCGAGAAAGCTACCTCTACCGCGGAGAACGGCAGGACACCGAGGTCTGGTCAGTGCTCGCCCCAGAGTGGCGAGCGACCAGGCAGGCGTCCTAGAGCCGCTCCGGTCAGCTGCGGTCTTGGGCTATGGTCCAGCGGCCGGACGTCGCGCGGGGTGCCGGGCGGGTTCCGGGGTCGCCTCCGGAGGGGAACACGGCGATCGCGACGTACACGTGCTGGCCCTTGCCGAGGCCCTTGGGCATGGCGCCGGTGACGAACTGGGCGCCACTGGTGGCCAGGGCGTCCGCACGGGTTTCGGTCCACACCCCGGCCGACTGACCGTCCTCCCAGTCGTGGACCTCGAACCGCATCTGGTACTCGTCGCCGGGGCTCATCCCTTCGACGCCGACGATGGCGGTGATGTCCGCCCATGTCGAGAGCGGAGCCACGTAACCGGGATAGCCGTCGGGACGGCCCTTGTCCGGTTCGGAGTGGGAGTCGGCTGGGTCGGCGTGGGTGATGTCCCAGTTGAGGACGGTGAACCGTCCCCATGCCAGAGCCTGGGACCTGGACTTGCCGTAGCTGCTGCGGATGGGCACTTCGTCCTCCTCGCGTGACCCGAGGGCCAGCGCCTTCAGCTCCGCGAGCGAGCCGCGGAAGGCGTTGACGTCGCAGTGGCCCGTGATGCCCGGAACCGAACCGCTGGACGAGTACTGCAGGATCGAGATCGGCTCCCCGCCGTACGGCGTCCACCACGAGGCGGGGACCTTCTGGTAGAGATCGGCCGCGGAGCCGGAGCCGGAGACGTACCGGGACTGCCAGAGCGTGTCGAAGAAGCCGAGATCGGGCCGGCCGTGCTCCTCCCAGTACCAGCGCGGGAAGTAGCCGATGACGGGATGGCCGCCGGTGCGGCTCTTCACCTCGGCCACCCAGGCCCTGGCGGTGGACGCGTCGGCGCCGGACGCCTCGACGTCGAGCGCGACGGCGAGGCGGGACACGTCACCGGCCTTGGCCAGGAAGTAGCGGGCCTGCGCGGCACCGTTGCCGCCGTGCAGGAAGTGGTAGGCGCCCGGCACGAAGTCGCCGCCGAGCCCGAGCATCCCGGAGCGGTTGTGGCTCCAGGTCGGATTCACGTAGTCGGTCGATTCACTGACCTTGGAGAACGCGAACCGGACCCCCGAGCCATGGACGCGCCGCCAGTTCGGCCTGCCCTGATAACTCGCCACATCGACCCCGTAGAGCACGGCCGTCTCCCTCCTGGGGCACGTGGTGGTGCTGTGGGACCACGCCCTAAGGAGACGCTACGGCGAGCGACCATACGGTCACACTCTCCGATACGCTAGGCGACCGTTACGAAACAGGTCGTAAGTATCCTTGTCGTGGCCGCACCGCAGCTGCCGACATCCTTCGGCGCCCTGCCCCCCTTCGGCCACACTGAGCCCATGGAATATGTCGGCCGGGTGCCCGCCCCGCCGCTCGACCGCTTCATCGACGACATCTACTGCCTGTCCGGGAGGCCGCGCCACCGCCGGGTGAACGTGCCGCCGATGCCGTCCGCGCACCTGTTCGTCAACCTGGGCGAGCCTGCCCGCCTGTGGGACTCCGACCCTTCGGTGCCCCCGGCGGTGTTCGCCGACGGGTGGTTCATGGGCCTATGGACCCGGCGTTTCCTCATCGAGCACCCCACGCGGGTACGGCTGGTCGGAGTGCACTTCAAGCCTTGGGGGCTTTCGCCGTTCGTCGACATGCCGGTGACCGAGCTGCGGGACCGGTGGGTGCCGGTCGACGCCGTCTGGCGGCGGTCATTGGACCGGATCCGCAACCAGGTCGGCGAGATCGCCTCGGCCACCGAAGCGCTGCGGGTCGTGGAGGAGGAGCTGCGATCGCGACTCGCCGAAGCGCCCTCGCGAGGTC is a genomic window of Actinomadura citrea containing:
- a CDS encoding helix-turn-helix domain-containing protein, producing the protein MEYVGRVPAPPLDRFIDDIYCLSGRPRHRRVNVPPMPSAHLFVNLGEPARLWDSDPSVPPAVFADGWFMGLWTRRFLIEHPTRVRLVGVHFKPWGLSPFVDMPVTELRDRWVPVDAVWRRSLDRIRNQVGEIASATEALRVVEEELRSRLAEAPSRGLGLVQHTGGRLESSHGTVPVGALADAAGVSGNHLAAQFKSHVGVTPKRVARIYRFARLILSVDALRPVDWSDLAHTAGYFDRAHFSREFKDFTGHTPTEYLTLRRRFPAEPGFPPDSGPMPAD
- a CDS encoding SRPBCC family protein — protein: MTAWPPRGAGLVVSAPPGTEILLSRTFDAPRRRVFDAFTRPALLRQWHGARGWTLVVCEIDLRPGGTWRFVSHGPGGAEMGYGGVFLEVDAPARLVQSEIRDGWEAGEALVTTVFDERDGRTAMNITVRYPTREIRDSVLRSPMRRGAGQSYDRLDDLLSKGHHP
- a CDS encoding nuclease-related domain-containing protein produces the protein MRIEVLSDHPGAQLQETDAALARQRDHIADHARAVDALRRRQRAARRWWQLGRWLRDARELQALQRTAPVADPTVMHRRAQQQAGVDAEDRVAAELERSLRGDWTLFRGYANRRGEVDHLLVGPGGVWAVEVKGRGVRVHVTGDDWRFEKFDRYGNRVESGVLADRRGRSWGRQVGEVAGALEEFLRSRGTPVPVRTAVVVMHDRAELGTCRQPGVDVVSIGIRSLVDQVSRTAGTLDHEARHRIGDLVRRDHRFHAQRRSGGRR
- a CDS encoding phospholipase D family protein, which translates into the protein MNPSTKPQTLIGKYLVRETDRTKWGDGEYAPQQNFLGDLSGNTVDHFVNGVAYFKALEGEIEALCASNAKGRYLYLTAWWLGLAKLPADTEIQAFGEFGSTVVQQFPVLKDLTRPVRVGAEYPPLTLPSGALLSRRLEELHKSGADVRILAWVSPFAARYAVPDLGGIRIVNAQTLLSVAEMRSRFGEQDAGKVMVNLTAHPLGAVHCKLVVAGDHKSTRAFTGGIDPVMDRTAPTWHDLAVRVTGPAATAVHRFFQQMWAENLRLPAEDFLVDHHPIASRLKTAAPVPDPPEPPRGDGTGAHVQVLRTVPQMRFSSSGPEWLYDKSSVVRALITAGVGFRKEPVSFAPDGLFEFKVALEKAIGQAEKYIFIADQAFSSEEIMGWINARMLAKPDLKVILLHGGDPADPPSGDMPEAVNGHLIPHVPTVLFGGPSGLRGVEIYGWPGTTVHCKVTIIDDVFCVVGSANAMRRSLYTDTELSVAVLDATDTGLVRRLRRDLWAKYCGMTLPPEMLLVGATQPGYDELLDLHDSLSLWSPTWGGALPSHVRLLPGIKGFHLPMPVTVPYSPQEHDRKDTDSRMTF
- a CDS encoding glycoside hydrolase family 25 protein, whose protein sequence is MLYGVDVASYQGRPNWRRVHGSGVRFAFSKVSESTDYVNPTWSHNRSGMLGLGGDFVPGAYHFLHGGNGAAQARYFLAKAGDVSRLAVALDVEASGADASTARAWVAEVKSRTGGHPVIGYFPRWYWEEHGRPDLGFFDTLWQSRYVSGSGSAADLYQKVPASWWTPYGGEPISILQYSSSGSVPGITGHCDVNAFRGSLAELKALALGSREEDEVPIRSSYGKSRSQALAWGRFTVLNWDITHADPADSHSEPDKGRPDGYPGYVAPLSTWADITAIVGVEGMSPGDEYQMRFEVHDWEDGQSAGVWTETRADALATSGAQFVTGAMPKGLGKGQHVYVAIAVFPSGGDPGTRPAPRATSGRWTIAQDRS
- a CDS encoding VOC family protein is translated as MTEPQTPVTPVRPGMLLLELVPVPVADIDRAKEFYTALGFNADVDVRPADGVRYVQLTPPGSACSIALTEGLPGMDMPVGTQRGLHLVVSDIEQARSDLVKRGADVDPVEDMGGVFYARFADPDGNTWTLQHMPWRP
- a CDS encoding ArsR/SmtB family transcription factor; the encoded protein is MDTSTLDTTFAALADPTRRAILTRLTQGDASVGELSAPFAMSQPAVSKHLRVLERAGLVSRGRDAQRRPCRLEARPLREALDWLADFRQYWEESYQRLDELLARLEEQEDS
- a CDS encoding GNAT family N-acetyltransferase; translated protein: MYAVSLGGDGAELRPLEPWQADEFLAHIDRGRDFIGQYVGLPDRVTDLRSSRAQLQAYADKAAADRGRIYGIWAGSRLVGGVLFVTMDVEQGTAEAGCWLEPSAVGKGLVTRAVRTIIDWAIEERGIHRVEWRVSTANQPSISVAERLGMTKDGTLRESYLYRGERQDTEVWSVLAPEWRATRQAS